The Hyphomicrobium sp. MC1 genome window below encodes:
- a CDS encoding lipoyl domain-containing protein — protein MSDIKIDEALWASSIFPEGTLVRWLVPDGASVAAGHGIAVVRIEDALHEITAPSDGRITIVAGENSVVDPGALIATLSE, from the coding sequence ATGTCTGACATCAAAATTGACGAAGCCCTGTGGGCCTCAAGCATCTTCCCGGAAGGCACGCTCGTGCGCTGGCTTGTTCCCGACGGCGCTAGCGTCGCCGCCGGACACGGCATTGCGGTCGTCCGCATCGAGGATGCGCTGCACGAGATCACTGCACCCTCCGATGGTCGTATCACCATCGTAGCCGGCGAAAATAGTGTCGTCGATCCAGGTGCGTTGATCGCAACTCTTTCCGAGTGA
- the fabI gene encoding enoyl-ACP reductase FabI, whose translation MSLAGKKGLVVGIANEHSIAYGCAKAFRNAGADLAITYLNAKAEPYVRPLAEELKSPIIVPCDVREPGQLEAVFERIEKEWGKLDFLLHSIAFAPKDDLHSRVVDCSQAGFSLAMDVSCHSFIRMAHLAEPLMKDGGCLLTVTFYGSEKVVEEYNLMGPVKAALESSVRYMAAELGKKNIRVHALSPGPLKTRAASGIDRFDELLDRTRERMPDHQLVSIDDVGNVAAFLADDNAKALTGNLEYIDGGYHILG comes from the coding sequence ATGTCGCTTGCTGGAAAAAAGGGCCTTGTCGTCGGCATCGCCAATGAACACAGCATCGCCTACGGGTGCGCGAAAGCTTTTCGTAACGCCGGTGCCGATCTCGCAATCACGTATCTCAATGCCAAAGCCGAGCCTTACGTTCGCCCGCTCGCCGAAGAGCTCAAGAGCCCGATTATCGTCCCCTGTGACGTGCGCGAGCCCGGCCAGCTCGAAGCGGTGTTCGAGCGCATCGAAAAAGAGTGGGGCAAGCTCGACTTCCTGCTGCACTCCATCGCCTTTGCGCCGAAGGATGATCTCCACAGCCGCGTCGTCGACTGCTCGCAGGCCGGGTTCTCACTCGCGATGGACGTCTCGTGCCACTCTTTCATTCGCATGGCGCATCTCGCCGAGCCTCTGATGAAGGATGGCGGCTGCCTGTTGACCGTCACCTTCTACGGCTCAGAAAAGGTCGTCGAAGAATACAATCTGATGGGGCCGGTGAAGGCCGCGCTCGAATCCTCGGTGCGTTATATGGCGGCCGAGCTTGGCAAGAAGAACATTCGAGTTCATGCCCTGTCGCCGGGACCGCTGAAGACCCGCGCCGCATCCGGCATTGATCGCTTCGATGAGCTTCTGGACCGTACGCGCGAGCGCATGCCCGACCATCAACTCGTCTCGATCGACGATGTCGGCAACGTCGCCGCGTTCCTGGCGGACGATAACGCCAAAGCGCTCACCGGCAATCTCGAATACATCGATGGCGGCTATCACATTCTCGGATAG
- a CDS encoding OmpA family protein: protein MNPSRHAALAAASLLTALTVTPAVVMADDQRPPNKEDKIKRHEKEGNGGQNQWQQGKPQGQPGKPQGQPKNFGQQGGRPEKHGNPAFGQQQKQPNVQQKNFGNGGAGGNPNAFVKPKPPQPSVVNKAVVPQQQPQQRPKHQNAGQQNFNNQFGGPNKAPNNAPPLKPQNEQGWKRVTPGTQPAPVVNPGQPNKPQNQQGWKRVTPGTQPAPVVNPGQPNRAVTPNFAAPNKPPQTAAEAKRRFEAMRGQRKEVKFDGGKGVVIEEPGKRRIYRENNRVFIQHDDTERLRRVAPNARFERGKGGTNVAVIDRPGGYKIYSETDANGQLIRRYRRGPDGRDFIIIDNRRRRHDNFGRNLAAGIGIGVGVVAGAAILNSMLDVPPPRVTIPRDEYIVDYERASDEDVYEALSAPPVEDFRGGYTLDEIRATAALRDRMRRVDLDDITFDFGSWEVNPSEYGKLDRIARAMLRIIHRHPDEVFMIEGYTDAVGSPEDNLSLSDRRAESVAEVLTQQFQIPFENLTTQGYGEEYLKVPTQAPERLNRRVAVRRITPLLARGNAGAPPPPPQGAGQYDDGPGGPGDGGPDDGGPDDQGYDGPPPGRN from the coding sequence ATGAATCCCAGCCGACACGCTGCTCTCGCCGCTGCGTCGCTCCTAACGGCACTGACGGTCACGCCCGCAGTCGTCATGGCGGACGATCAGCGGCCGCCTAACAAAGAAGATAAAATCAAGAGGCACGAAAAGGAAGGCAACGGCGGCCAAAATCAATGGCAGCAGGGCAAGCCGCAGGGGCAACCTGGAAAGCCTCAGGGGCAACCGAAGAATTTCGGCCAGCAAGGCGGGCGTCCGGAGAAGCACGGCAACCCGGCGTTCGGCCAGCAGCAGAAACAGCCAAATGTGCAGCAGAAGAACTTCGGAAATGGCGGCGCTGGAGGAAATCCAAATGCGTTCGTCAAGCCGAAGCCGCCACAGCCATCGGTCGTGAATAAGGCGGTGGTACCGCAGCAGCAGCCACAACAGCGCCCCAAGCATCAGAACGCGGGCCAGCAGAACTTCAACAACCAGTTCGGCGGCCCAAACAAGGCACCGAACAATGCGCCGCCGCTGAAGCCGCAGAACGAGCAAGGCTGGAAGCGCGTCACGCCGGGCACGCAGCCCGCCCCCGTCGTCAATCCAGGCCAGCCGAACAAGCCGCAGAACCAGCAGGGCTGGAAGCGCGTCACTCCGGGCACGCAGCCCGCGCCTGTCGTCAATCCGGGACAGCCAAACAGGGCGGTCACGCCGAATTTCGCCGCCCCGAACAAACCTCCGCAGACGGCTGCGGAAGCCAAGCGGCGCTTCGAGGCCATGCGTGGCCAACGCAAAGAGGTTAAATTCGACGGAGGCAAGGGCGTCGTTATCGAAGAGCCCGGCAAGCGTCGCATCTATCGCGAGAACAATCGCGTCTTCATTCAACACGACGATACCGAGCGGCTGCGGCGTGTCGCGCCGAACGCCCGCTTCGAACGCGGAAAAGGCGGTACGAACGTCGCCGTGATCGACCGCCCAGGCGGTTATAAGATCTATTCGGAGACGGATGCCAACGGCCAGCTCATTCGCCGGTATCGCCGTGGGCCCGACGGGCGCGACTTCATCATCATCGACAATCGCCGCCGCCGTCATGACAACTTCGGCAGAAATCTCGCGGCCGGAATCGGCATCGGTGTCGGCGTCGTTGCTGGTGCCGCCATCCTGAATTCGATGCTCGACGTGCCGCCGCCGCGTGTCACCATTCCGCGCGACGAGTACATCGTCGATTACGAACGTGCGAGCGACGAAGACGTTTACGAGGCACTGAGCGCACCGCCGGTCGAAGATTTCCGCGGGGGATATACCCTCGATGAAATCCGGGCGACGGCTGCGCTTCGCGACCGCATGCGCCGCGTGGACCTCGACGACATCACGTTCGATTTCGGCTCGTGGGAGGTCAATCCGAGCGAGTACGGTAAGCTCGACCGGATCGCGCGCGCCATGCTCCGGATCATCCATCGGCACCCCGATGAGGTGTTCATGATCGAAGGCTATACGGATGCTGTCGGCTCACCGGAGGACAACCTTTCGCTCTCCGACCGGCGCGCGGAATCCGTTGCGGAAGTGCTGACGCAGCAGTTCCAGATCCCCTTTGAGAACCTGACGACGCAAGGCTATGGCGAAGAGTACCTGAAGGTTCCGACCCAGGCGCCGGAACGGCTCAACCGCCGCGTCGCCGTTCGCCGGATCACGCCGCTCCTGGCTCGCGGTAATGCCGGCGCGCCTCCTCCGCCGCCGCAGGGCGCTGGCCAATATGACGACGGCCCTGGCGGTCCTGGTGATGGCGGACCGGACGATGGCGGTCCCGATGACCAGGGTTACGATGGCCCGCCGCCAGGACGTAACTAA
- a CDS encoding zinc-dependent alcohol dehydrogenase family protein: MKAMVFRAVGEPLTLEERPDPQPGKGEIRVRVEACAVCRTDLHVIDGDLPDPKHPVIPGHEIVGIVDALGADVHDHKIGERVGVPWLGHTCGHCPYCLAERENLCDFPLFTGYTRDGGFATHVIADADFAFAMPGFSDPVAAAPLMCAGLIGWRSLRMAGDGKRIGLYGFGAAAHIIAQVIIWQGREVYAFTRAGDNQAQDFARSLGAVWAGSSDDVPPNELDAAIIFAPVGSLVPAALKAVRKGGRVVCGGIHMSDIPQFPYDILWEEREIRSVANLTRQDAHEFLDIAPKAGVHTTTTVYPLAHANEALADLRAGRFSGAAVLVP; this comes from the coding sequence ATGAAAGCCATGGTCTTCCGAGCCGTCGGAGAGCCTCTGACCCTCGAAGAAAGACCTGATCCGCAGCCGGGAAAAGGCGAAATCCGCGTTCGCGTCGAAGCGTGCGCGGTCTGCCGGACGGACCTGCACGTCATCGATGGCGATCTTCCCGATCCCAAGCATCCCGTTATTCCAGGGCACGAGATCGTCGGCATCGTCGATGCACTTGGCGCAGACGTTCACGACCACAAAATCGGCGAGCGCGTCGGCGTGCCGTGGCTCGGCCATACGTGCGGGCACTGTCCCTATTGCCTCGCGGAGCGCGAGAACCTGTGCGACTTTCCGCTTTTCACCGGGTACACGCGTGACGGCGGATTCGCCACGCATGTGATCGCCGATGCGGACTTCGCCTTTGCGATGCCGGGTTTCAGCGATCCCGTGGCGGCAGCGCCGCTGATGTGCGCTGGCCTTATCGGCTGGCGGTCTTTGCGCATGGCGGGCGACGGCAAGCGTATCGGACTCTATGGATTTGGCGCGGCGGCGCACATCATCGCGCAGGTCATCATCTGGCAGGGACGCGAGGTTTACGCATTCACGAGAGCGGGCGACAACCAAGCGCAGGACTTCGCGCGCTCGCTCGGTGCGGTATGGGCCGGCAGCTCAGACGATGTGCCGCCCAACGAACTGGACGCCGCAATTATTTTTGCGCCTGTGGGCAGCCTCGTTCCAGCGGCACTCAAGGCGGTCCGCAAAGGCGGCCGCGTCGTCTGCGGCGGCATTCACATGAGCGACATTCCGCAGTTTCCCTACGATATTCTATGGGAAGAGCGGGAGATCCGGTCGGTGGCCAATCTCACGCGCCAGGATGCGCACGAGTTTCTCGACATCGCGCCGAAGGCCGGGGTCCATACGACGACGACCGTCTATCCGCTCGCTCACGCCAATGAAGCGCTTGCCGACTTGCGGGCCGGACGTTTCTCCGGCGCCGCCGTTCTTGTTCCCTGA
- a CDS encoding MaoC/PaaZ C-terminal domain-containing protein: METLTNRTFDELKVGDSASLVRTLTHRDIELFAAVSGDFNPAHVDPEFAKTDIFHGVVVHGMLGAALISTVLGTKLPGPGTIYLDQTLQFRHPVRVGDTLTVTLTVSEKMPKNHRVNLDCKAVNQKGEEVITGVATVMAPTEKISRPRVALPQVEVRDGPAQ, from the coding sequence ATGGAGACGTTGACCAACCGCACCTTCGACGAACTCAAGGTCGGTGATAGCGCCAGCCTTGTGCGGACGTTGACCCACCGCGATATCGAGTTGTTCGCTGCGGTATCCGGGGACTTTAATCCTGCACACGTCGATCCCGAATTCGCCAAGACCGATATTTTTCACGGCGTCGTCGTGCACGGCATGTTGGGCGCTGCGCTGATTTCGACAGTGCTCGGCACTAAGCTGCCAGGTCCGGGAACGATCTATCTCGATCAGACGTTGCAGTTTCGTCATCCGGTGCGCGTCGGCGATACCCTGACGGTCACACTGACGGTCTCCGAGAAAATGCCGAAGAACCACCGCGTCAATCTTGATTGCAAGGCGGTCAATCAGAAGGGCGAGGAGGTTATCACCGGCGTCGCGACCGTCATGGCGCCGACTGAAAAGATCTCGCGCCCACGCGTCGCGCTTCCTCAGGTCGAGGTTCGCGACGGCCCGGCGCAATAA
- a CDS encoding HdeD family acid-resistance protein has product MSFDPSDVRRMRQALVTSLHENWKMFLIEGIVLVVLGTAAIIVPPIATLTVTFFIGWLLLFSGIAGLFTTFSMRPMPGFWWSLLSAIIGIGAGLVLLFSPATGAVSLTIVLVAFFILEGIASVMFALEHRNELPGAWVMMLLSGIVDLVLGAMIFFGLPSSAAWAIGLLVGINMIFGGFALIAMALQARKIEPVA; this is encoded by the coding sequence ATGTCATTCGATCCATCAGACGTCCGCCGCATGAGGCAGGCGCTCGTAACGTCGCTTCACGAGAATTGGAAAATGTTCCTTATCGAAGGGATTGTTCTCGTCGTTCTCGGTACGGCAGCGATCATCGTGCCGCCGATCGCGACCCTCACCGTCACATTCTTTATCGGCTGGCTCCTTCTCTTCAGCGGCATCGCCGGCCTCTTTACGACATTTTCCATGCGGCCGATGCCAGGCTTCTGGTGGTCGTTGCTCTCGGCCATCATTGGCATCGGTGCCGGTCTCGTCCTGCTCTTTTCGCCCGCCACAGGGGCCGTTTCGCTGACGATTGTGCTCGTCGCCTTCTTCATCCTTGAAGGCATCGCGTCGGTTATGTTCGCGCTCGAACATCGCAACGAGCTTCCCGGTGCCTGGGTCATGATGTTGTTGAGCGGCATCGTCGATCTCGTGCTCGGCGCCATGATCTTCTTCGGCCTGCCGTCGTCGGCGGCATGGGCGATCGGTCTGCTCGTCGGCATCAACATGATCTTCGGCGGTTTCGCCCTGATCGCGATGGCGCTACAGGCTCGCAAGATCGAGCCGGTCGCGTAA
- a CDS encoding thermonuclease family protein, with product MFINPPIRPPSRTSVGVATLVIALFPLVVHALPGDDGQPAIISGIGHVVDGDTLDVGATRIRLEGIDAPEIAQTCQTASGETWNCGVAAAAMLRKLAEHRELMCERKGTDRYRRVLATCFADGVDIDEAMVRVGLAWAFVRYSKRYVAVETEARSARVGVWQGAAEAPWDFRHNEWKVAETSAPKGCAIKGNVSSRGRIFHMPWDPWYDRVKMEPGKGKRWFCSEQEAIEAGWRPASAN from the coding sequence ATGTTCATCAACCCGCCTATCCGGCCCCCTTCGCGTACGAGCGTTGGCGTTGCGACGCTCGTTATCGCACTTTTCCCGCTCGTCGTGCATGCATTGCCCGGCGACGACGGCCAGCCTGCGATCATCTCGGGTATCGGCCACGTCGTCGATGGTGACACGCTCGATGTTGGCGCGACCCGCATCCGTCTTGAAGGCATCGACGCGCCTGAAATTGCGCAGACGTGCCAAACAGCATCGGGTGAGACGTGGAACTGCGGCGTTGCCGCCGCCGCGATGCTGCGCAAGCTCGCCGAACATCGGGAATTGATGTGCGAACGCAAAGGCACCGATCGTTATCGGCGCGTGCTCGCGACCTGCTTTGCGGACGGCGTCGATATCGATGAGGCCATGGTCCGCGTCGGACTTGCCTGGGCGTTCGTCCGCTACTCGAAAAGATACGTCGCCGTCGAAACGGAGGCGCGGAGCGCCAGGGTCGGCGTTTGGCAAGGTGCCGCGGAAGCACCTTGGGATTTCCGCCACAACGAATGGAAGGTCGCCGAAACGAGCGCGCCCAAAGGCTGCGCGATCAAGGGCAACGTCTCATCCCGCGGCCGGATCTTTCATATGCCGTGGGATCCTTGGTACGACCGGGTCAAGATGGAACCCGGAAAAGGCAAGCGTTGGTTCTGCTCCGAGCAGGAAGCCATCGAAGCGGGATGGCGGCCAGCCTCGGCGAATTAG